The Campylobacter sp. CNRCH_2014_0184h region AGCAGGGATAAATTTAGAAGTTTTAAAACTCATGCTTTTTTCATAACGGTTTAAAAATTCTTCTTTTTTAGCTTGGATAAAATTTTCATTTGAGCCTAAAATTTCATTAAAAAATACCACTCTAGCTTGTGAATTGACACAAGGAGTTAAATCACTCCCAAAACTTGAAATTTCTCCTATGGTAGCAGTGCCACTTTTTAGCATTTTATGGATATTTTGTGAGATTAATTTTTCTTTGGCTTTTTCGTTTAATTGCTCGCGGTTATTAAAAACGCTATCAAGCCATTTTAAAAAATCTCCAAAGACTAAATTTCCATTATTTGCACTAAATTCTAAATGTGTGTGCGGGTTGATAAAAGCAGGTAAAAGTAAGGTATCTTTTGGAGTTGGTATAAGCTTAGCTTGTGGGTAGGATTTTTGTAAATTTTCTAAGCTATCAATTTCTAAAATATTATCAACAAAAAGAACTGCTTTGTTTTCTAAAATATTAAAATCATCATCGCAAGTTAAGATGATTTTAGGTGCTATTATAAACATTTTACCTCCTTTAAAAAGGGAAATTGTAGCTAAAATTTAGCTTTAAAATGCTATAATATAGTAAATTTTACTAAATAAAGGTTAGATTATGAAAGTTATGGTGATACAAGGACCAAACATCAATATGCTTGGTGTGAGAGAAACTCATATTTATGGCAATATGAAAATGGAAGATATCCATGAGCAAATGAAACAAGCTGCAAAACAAGCTAATGTAGAGATTGAGTTTTTTCAAAGCAATTTTGAAGGTGAGCTAGTTGATAAAATTCAAGAATGCTTAGGTAGTGTAGATGGAGTGATTATTAATGCAGCTGCTTATGCACACACTTCTATAGCAATCCGCGATGCGATTGCAGCGATTAATATGCCTGTGATTGAAGTGCATATTAGCAATACTTATAGAAGAGAAGAATTCAGACAAAAAAGCATGATAGCGCCAGTTTGTGCAGGTAGTGTGGTAGGTTTTGGTCCTTTTGGTTATCATATGGCTTTAATGGGACTTTTCCAAATTTTTGATCAAATCAATGCATATAAAGCAGCTCAAGCAAAAGCACAACAAGCAAATCAATGAATTTTATCTTAAAAAACGAAAATGCACTTTTTTATGAGTGCGGCTATTCTTGCGATAATGCTTTGTTTTTAAAACTTGAAGATGAAGCTTTTTTCATCACTGATGCAAGATATAGCTTTGAAGCTAGCGAAATGATAAAAAATGCTAAGGTAGTTTTAGCACAAGATCTTTTTGCTAGTGTTAGAGAGCTTTTAGAAAAAGCAGAAATTGATAGGGTGAGTTTTGACCCAAAAGACTTTAGTTATTTTGAATTTAAAGAACTTAGTAAAAGTGCAAATATCGTTTTTGAAGAAAAATTAGACTTGAGTAAAAGCAAACGCATTATAAAAAATGCTAAGGAATTACAACTTTTACAAAAGGCCGTAAATTTTGGCAAAGAATGCTTTGAAGAATTTGCTAAATTTATCAGCCAAGAAGGCTATGGAAAAAGCGAAAAAGAATTACATTTTAAAGCATGTGAAATTTTTCAAAAAAAAGGTGCTTTAGGACTTTCTTTTTCACCTATTGTGGCTATTAATGAAAATGCGGCTAAAGCACATGCTTTACCTAGTGATAAATGTTTAGAATATGGAGATTTGTTATTAGTTGATGCGGGTGTAGTTTATCAAAGGTATTGTTCTGATCGCA contains the following coding sequences:
- the aroQ gene encoding type II 3-dehydroquinate dehydratase, giving the protein MKVMVIQGPNINMLGVRETHIYGNMKMEDIHEQMKQAAKQANVEIEFFQSNFEGELVDKIQECLGSVDGVIINAAAYAHTSIAIRDAIAAINMPVIEVHISNTYRREEFRQKSMIAPVCAGSVVGFGPFGYHMALMGLFQIFDQINAYKAAQAKAQQANQ
- a CDS encoding M24 family metallopeptidase, translating into MNFILKNENALFYECGYSCDNALFLKLEDEAFFITDARYSFEASEMIKNAKVVLAQDLFASVRELLEKAEIDRVSFDPKDFSYFEFKELSKSANIVFEEKLDLSKSKRIIKNAKELQLLQKAVNFGKECFEEFAKFISQEGYGKSEKELHFKACEIFQKKGALGLSFSPIVAINENAAKAHALPSDKCLEYGDLLLVDAGVVYQRYCSDRTRTACFDESGIVFDKNKPNFKDKEIMQIYEVVKQAQLQAIEKARVGMRSSELDFIAREVIKNAGFEKEFIHSLGHGVGLDIHELPNISPRSDYELKEGMVFTIEPGIYIKDKLGIRIEDMVYLDKEKAVVL